The DNA window CCGGGTTGCATACCACCACCCGCGTCGATGAGCTGATCGCCAGAGTACGTGCGGGCGCGTGGCAGCGGCTGTCGTGCGGCGATGGCGCGCACGGACCACGCCGCTACGACTGGGCCCGGGTGCCGATCCGCCGCACCTTCGCCCACGGCCGCCGCGGCTGGGTCCTGGCCCGACGCTCGATCAGCGACCCTAGCGACATCGCCTACTACGTCTGCTTCGGCCCCCGCGGCACCCGACTGCGGGAACTCGTGCGGGTCGCCGGTAGCCGTTGGTCGGTGGAGGAATCGTTCCAGACCGCGAAGAACGAGGTCGGCCTGGACCAGTACCAGGTCCGCCGCTACGACGCCTGGTACGGCCACATCACCCTGGCCATGGCCGCTGCCGCGTTCCTCGTCGTCACCCGCGCCCGCGAAGCCGCAAAGGGGGCACCACCGGCAGCGAGGGCAGCCTGATCCCGCTGAGCAGCAACGAGATCCGCCACCTGTTCGCCCACCTCGTCCTGACCATCCGCCACCACGCCAGCCACATCCTGCACTGGTCCAACTTCCGCCGCCTACGCCAGGAACAAGCCCGAGCCGCCCACTACCGCAAACGACTCGAACCGCCATAAGTCACGACCCGCCGTTGCAGTACTAAGGGCACAGCCGGCCGCCGATGCGCCGGGTCAGTTCGGCGGTCGTGCGGGCGACCTGCCGGGCCAACTCGCGCTGCCCGTCGACGTCCACGTCGGCGGCAGGGTAGGTCACGGCCACGGCCGCGACCGGGTGGCCGGTGTGGTCGTGTACCGCTGCGGCGACCGCGGAGACCTCGGGTGTGACCAGCCCCTCCTCGATGGCGTAGGTGCGTTGCCGGACTCGGATCAGCTCGGCGCGCAGCTGGGCCAGACTGGTGACGCCGACGCCGTGCCGCTGCACGAACGCGTCCCGGCCGGGGAAGAGGGCGCGCACCTGGGCGTGCGGCAGGGCGGCGAGCATGGCCAGGCCGCTCGCGGTCAGCGCCGCCGGCAGCCGTACCCCGACGTCGGTGACCAGCGGGGGGCGGCCAGGCGCGCGCTCCTCGATCACGTAGAACACCTCGCGGCCGTACAGCACGGCCAGATGGGCGTTGTGCGAGCTGGTCTCGACCAGGCGGGTCAGCAGGGGCCGGGCGACCCGCTGCAGCGGGGCCTGACGGGAGTACGCGGAGCCGAGGGCGAACGCCTCGACCCCCAGGCCGTACCGCCGCTCCTCCGCCAGGTGCATCACGAATCCCTCGTTCCGCAGCACCGCCAGCAGGTGGTAGACGGTGGACCGCGGCAGCTCGAGGTCACGCGCGATCGACGCGGCGGGGAGGGGTTCGGCGTGCCGGGCCAGCAGCTTGAGCAGGCTGATGGCGTGGGCCGCGGCGGGGACGTTAGCCACGCCCCAGTGTCTCAGATCCGAGACAGAACCTGGCCGCCGGTCGTATCCGGCAGGCTCGGTCGTCGGTTCGAATAGAGGGTATGAGAACAGCCCAACCCCGTCGGGCCGCTGCCGTCGTCACGGTCGGCACCGGCCCGCTGAGCTTCGACGACGTCGTCGCGGTCGCCCGCCACGACGCCCCCGTCGAGATCTCCGCCGATGCGCTGTCCGAGATCCGCAGGAGCCGCGAGGTCGTCGAGGCGCTCGCCGACGACGCTGAGCCCCACTACGGCGTGTCCACCGGGTTCGGGGCGCTGGCGACCCGGCACATCCCGGTCGAGCTGCGCGCCCAGCTCCAGTCCAGCCTCGTCCGCAGCCACGCCGCCGGGTCGGGGCCGGAGGTGGAGCGGGAGGTCGTCCGGGCGCTGATGCTGCTGCGCCTGTCGACGTTGGCGACCGGCCGTACAGGAGTCCGCGCCGAAACCGCGCTCACGTACGCGCGGCTGCTGAACGCCCGGATCAGCCCGGTCGTGCACGAGTTCGGCAGCCTCGGCTGCTCCGGCGACCTCGCGCCGCTGGCGCACTGCGCGCTGGCGCTGATGGGAGAGGGCCCTGTGCGCGATGCCGCCGGTGAGCTGCGCGACGCCGGGGACGCCCTACGCGAGGCAGGCATCGAGCCGGTCTCCTTGGCTGAGAAGGAGGGCCTCGCGCTGATCAACGGCACCGACGGCATGCTGGGCATGCTGGTGCTGGCGATCAGCGACCTACGCCACCTGCTCAAGGTCGCCGACCTGACCGCCGCGATGAGCGTAGAGGGGCTGCTCGGCACCGACGCAGTGTTCACCCCTGAGCTGCAGGCCCTGCGTCCCCACCCGGGCCAGGCCGCCTCCGCGGCCAACATCCGCGCCGTGCTCGCCGGCAGCCCGATCGTGGCCAGTCACCGCAGCCCGGACTGCACCCGCGTCCAGGACGCCTACTCGCTGCGCTGCGCGCCGCAGGTGGCCGGGGCCGCCCGGGACACCGTGGACCACGCGGCGCTGGTCGCCTCCCGGGAGCTGGCCGCCGCGGTGGACAATCCGGTAGTCACCCGCGACGGGCGGGTCTCCTCGAACGGTAACTTCCACGGTGCCCCGCTGGCGTACGTGCTCGATTTCCTCGCGGTCGTCACCGCAGACGCCGCCTCGATGGCCGAGCGCCGCACCGACCGGTTCCTCGACGTGGCCCGCAGCCACGGGTTGACCGCCTTCCTCGCCGAGGACCCGGGCGTCGACTCGGGCTACATGATCGCGCAGTACACCCAGGCCGCGCTCGTCTCGGAGCTCAAGCGGCTCGCCGTACCCGCCAGCGTCGACTCGATCCCGAGTTCGGCGATGCAGGAGGACCACGTCTCGATGGGCTGGTCCGGTGCCCGTAAGCTGCGCCGCGCCGTCGACGCGCTGACCCGCGTGCTCGCCATCGAGCTGCTCACGGCCGCGCGCGGCATCCAGTTGCGGGCGCCGCTGCGCCCCGCCCCCGCCACCGGCGCGGTGATCGACGCCCTGCGCGAGGTGGCCCCCGGTCCTGGGCGCGACCGCTTCCTCTCGCCGGAGATCGACGTCGCCGTGCGGTTCGTGGCCAGCGGGGCCGCGCTTCGCGCCGTCGAGTCGGTAACCGGACCGTTCAACTGATCCCCGGCCAAGCAAGGAGACACGCCATGGAAGGCGCACGTCCCGTCCGTGCCCCGCGCGGCACGACCCTGACCGCCAAGTCGTGGGCCACCGAGGCCCCGCTACGGATGCTGATGAACAACCTGGACCCGGAGGTCGCCGAGCGCCCCGACGACCTCGTGGTGTACGGCGGCACCGGCCGCGCGGCCCGCGACTGGACGTCCTTCGACGCGATGGTCCGCACCCTGACCACGCTGGAGCGGGACGAGACGATGCTGGTGCAGTCGGGTCGCCCGGTGGGCGTGCTACGGACGCACGAGTGGGCCCCGCGGGTGCTCCTGGCCAACTCCAACCTTGTCGGCGACTGGGCCACCTGGCCCGAGTTTCGGCGGCTGGAGCGGCTGGGCCTGACGATGTACGGCCAGATGACGGCCGGCTCGTGGATCTACATCGGCACGCAGGGCATCGTGCAGGGCACGTACGAGACGTTCGCGGCCGTAGCGGAGAAGCGCTTCAACGGCACCCTGGCCGGCACGCTCACGCTCACCGGGGGCTGCGGCGGCATGGGCGGGGCGCAACCGCTCGCGGTGACCCTGAACGACGGGGTGTGCCTGATCGTCGACGTGAACAGGGCCCGTCTCGACCGCCGGGTGCAGCACCGCTACCTGGACGAGGTCGCCACCGACCTGGACGACGCGATCGAGCGGGTGCTACGCGCCAGGGGCGAGCGCCGCGCGCTCTCCGTCGGGCTGGTCGGCAACTGCGCCGAGGTCTTCCCCGAACTGCTGCGTCGTGGTGTCCCGATCGACATCGTCACCGACCAGACCAGCGCCCACGACCCGCTGTCGTACCTGCCCGAGGGCGTCTCGGTCGAGGACTGGCACGATTACGCGGAGGGGAAGCCCGAGGAGTTCACCGCCCGGGCCCGCGCCTCGATGGCCCGGCACGTCCAGGCGATGGTGGAGTTCCAGGACGCCGGCGCCGAGGTCTTCGACTACGGCAACTCCATCCGGGACGAGGCACGACTCGGCGGGTACGAGCGGGCGTTCGAGTTCCCCGGGTTCGTCCCCGCGTACATCCGGCCGCTGTTCTGCGAGGGCAAGGGCCCGTTCCGCTGGGCGGCCCTGTCCGGCGACCCGAAGGACATCCACGCCACCGACCGCGCCGTGTTGGAGCTGTTCCCGGACAACGACCGCCTGCAGAAGTGGCTACGCGGGGCGCCGGAGAAGATCGCGTTCCAGGGCCTGCCGGCGCGCATCTGCTGGTTGGGCTACGGCGAGCGGGACAAAGCCGGCCTGCGGTTCAACGAGATGGTCGCCTCGGGCGAACTCAGGGCGCCGATCGTCATCGGGCGGGACCACCTGGACGCCGGCTCGGTCGCCTCGCCGTATCGGGAGACCGAGGCCATGCTCGACGGGTCGGACGCCATCGCCGACTGGCCGCTGCTGAACGCGCTGATCAACACCGCATCCGGGGCGTCCTGGGTATCGATCCACCACGGCGGGGGTGTCGGCATCGGCCGGTCGATCCACGCCGGCCAGGTGTCGGTCGCGGACGGGACCGCCCTGGCGGCCGAGAAGCTGGCACGGGTGCTGACCAACGACCCCGGCATGGGCGTGATCCGCCACGCCGACGCTGGCTACGAGCGCGCCGAGCAGGTCGCCGCCGAGCGGGGCGTGCGGATCCCGATGCGGGAGAGCTGAACCTCCGCGATGAGCTCCGACAGCGGCAACGGCGTCCGGGGCGGTAACTCCGGACGCCGTTGCCGTCGGAAGACTCACCACCTGCGCATATGCCTCCTATCACTTGCGCTTGCGGATCTCCTCGGCGGCCTGGGGGACGACTGTGAACAGGTCGCCGACCACGCCGAAGTCGGCGAGTTCGAAGATCGGCGCCTCGGCGTCCTTGTTCACCGCGACGATGGTCTTCGAGGTCTGCATGCCGGCGCGGTGCTGGATCGCGCCGGAGATGCCCAGCGCGACGTACAACTGCGGGGAGACGGTCTTGCCGGTCTGACCGACCTGGAACTGGTGCGGGTAGAAGCCGGAGTCCACGGCCGCGCGGGACGCGCCGACCGCGCCGCCGAGCAGGTCGGCCAACTCCTCTACCAGCTTGAAGTTGTCGGCGTTGCCGACGCCCCGGCCGCCGGAGACGACCACGGACGCCTCGGTCAGTTCCGGGCGGGAGCCCTTCTGCTCGGCGACGCGCTGCACGACCCTGGCCAGCTTGTCCGCCTCACCAACCTGCACGGTGAGCTGCTCGACGGCCGGGGTGGCCGCCGCCGGGGTCGGGGTGAGCGAGTTCGGGCGGACGGTGACCAGCGGCAGGCCGCGGGTGACCTTGGACTTGACGATGGTCGAGCCGGCGAACGCGACCTGCGTGGCGGTGCCGTCGGCGGTCAGGGCGACCACGTCGGTCAGGATGCCGTTGTCCAGCTTGACCGCCAGCCGGGCGGCGATCTCCTTGCCCTCCTGGGCGGAGGCGAGCAGCACCGCGGCCGGCTGCACCCGCTTCACGAGGTCGGCCAGCACGGTGGCCTTCGGGGCCACCAGGTAGCCGTCGATGTCCTCGCTCTCGGCGGCGTAGACCTTCTCCGCGCCGAACTCGCCCAGCTTGCCGGTCAGCGCCTGCGCGGCGCCGGGGCCGCCGAGCACGACCGCGCTCGGGGTGCCCAACTCGCGGGCGAGGGTGAGCATCTCCAGGGTGACCTTCTTGACGCCGAACTCCCGGGTGGCGTCGACGACGACGAGAACCTCAGCCATGTCCAGACCCCTCACACGAACTTCTCGGTGGCGAGGAACTCGACCAGCTGCACGCCGCCGGAGCCCTCGTCGGTGACCTTGGTGCCGCCGGAGCGCGGCGGGCGCTTGGAGTGCTCCAGCACCGTGCTGGTGGCGCCGGCGAAGCCCACCTCGGCGGGGGCGACGCTCAGGTCCGCCAGGGACAACGTCTGCAGCGGCTTCTTCTTCGCGGCCATGATGCCCTTGAACGACGGGTACCGCGGCTCGTTGATCGTGTCCCACACCGAGACCACGGCCGGGGTCGAGGCGGTGACGACCTCGTACCCCTCCTCCGTCTGCCGCTCCACGGTCAACGTCGCCCCGTCCACGGTCAGCTTCCGCGCCCCGGTCAACGCCGCAACACCCAACCGCTCCGCGATCATGTGCGGCAGCACCTGCACCCCACCATCAGTCGACTCCGAACCACACAGCACCAGATCCGCATTGAGCCGACCGAGAGCGGCCGCCAGGACCTTTGAGGTGGCCACCGCGCAGGAGCCGTGCAGGGCGTCGTCCACCACGTGCACCGCCTTGTCCGGCCCCATGGACAGCGCCTTACGGATCGACTCGGTCGCCTTGTCCGGACCCATGGTCAGGACGGTCACCTCGCCGCCGTGCGCCTCCTTGATCTTCAACGCCTCCTCGATGGCGTACTCGTCCATCTCGTTGATGACGTTGTTCGCCGAACCGCGGTCGACGGTGTTGTCGTCAGAACGCAGGTTGCGGTCCGCGCCCGAATCAGGCACCTGCTTGACGAGTACGACGATATTCATCGCGCTTCGACAACCTCTCTACGTTGTTCGCCACGCCGGGCCGCGACGCGACACACGGCTCAGTTGAATGTGCTTTCTTCGGCCCTGGTACCCGATGGATCAGGCCAGCGCCGGACGGTAGATGTCTGCCCCGCGAACTGCTGGGACACGGTCCAGGGCTCGGACGATGTCCTCGACCCGCTCCTTGGCGTCGCCGAAGAGCATCTGGCTGTTGTCGCGGAAGAACAACGGGTTCTGCACGCCGGCGTAGCCTGTGGCCATCGACCGCTTGAAGACGATCACGTCGTGGGCGTTCCAGACCTTCAGGACCGGCATGCCGGCGATCGGCGAGGACGGGTCCTCCGACGCGGCCGGGTTGACCGTGTCGTTGGCGCCGATGACCAGGACCACGTCGGTGGCGTCGAAGTCGTCGTTGATCTCGTCCATCTCGAGCACGATGTCGTAGGGCACCTTGGCCTCGGCCAGCAGCACGTTCATGTGGCCGGGAAGGCGACCCGCCACGGGGTGAATGCCGAACCTCACGTTGACGCCCCTGGCCCGAAGCTTCGCGGTCAGGTCGGCAACGGGGTACTGCGCCTGCGCCACCGCCATGCCGTAGCCGGGGGTGATGACGACCGAGGAGGCGCCGGCCAGCAGCTCGGCGACGGCGTCGGCCTGGATCTCGCGGTGCTCGCCGTAGTCCTTGTCGCCGCCGGGGGCGGCCTCGACCCCGAAGCCACCGGCGATGACGGAGATGAAGGAGCGGTTCATCGCCTTGCACATGATGTAGGAGAGGTAGGCACCGGATGAGCCGACCAGCGCACCGGTCACGATCAGCAAATCGTTGCTGAGTAGGAACCCCGAGGCGGCCGCAGCCCAACCCGAGTAGCTGTTGAGCATCGAGACCACGACCGGCATGTCGCCGCCACCGATGGAGGCGACCAGGTGCCAGCCCAGGGCCAGAGCGAGCACCGTCAGCACGACGAGGACGACATCCTGTCCGGTGCTGCCGGCGTCGATGGCGGCGTAGGCGATGGTGAGGATCGTGAAGAGGACCAGCGAGCCGACGTTGATGAAGTTCTTGCCCGGCAGCATGAGCGGGGCGGACTTCATCTTCGCCGAGAGCTTCAGGTTGGCGACGATCGAGCCGGTGAAGGTGACCGCGCCGATGAAGATACCGATCGAGACCTCGGCCTCGTGGATGTTGTTGAGGCTGTCCAGAGCGTAGTGCGAGCCCTGGAGGTGGCCGTTCCACCCGATCGCGACGGCGGCGAGACCGACGAAGCTGTGCAGCAGCGCGATGAGCTCGGGCATTCCGGTCATCTCGACGATTCTGGCCCGCCACAGGCCGATCACGGCACCGACCGTGATCGCGGCCAGCATGAGCAGGATCGAGACCATGCCGCCGTCGATGTCGGTGGTGACGTCGATGACCAGGACAACGGTGGCGACGAGCGCCATCGCCATGCCGACGATCCCGTAGGTCAGGCCGTTCTTGGCGGACTCGTGCCTCGACAGGCCCGCCAGCGAGAGGATGAACAACAGCGAGGCAACGATGTACACCGCGCCAGTGGTCGAGATGATGTCCATCGCTCAGGCCCCCTTGTTGAACATGCCGAGCATCCGCCGCGTGACCGCGAAGCCACCGAAGATGTTGATCGAGGCAAGCAGGGTCGCGACGGCGGAGAGAATCCGTATGGTGGTGTTCTCCGAGGCGACCTGGATCAGCGCGCCGACCACGACCACGCCGGAGATGGCGTTGGTGACCGACATCAGCGGCGTGTGCAGCGCGTGCGCCACCTTGCCGATGACGTAGTAACCGATCACGATCGAGAGCATCAGCGTCGTGAAGTGCCGCGGGATCGGGTCCGGCGCGGTCGCGTTGACCAGCCAGAGCAGGGCGGTGCCGCCCAACACCAGGCCGACCTTCGCACCTGCGGACAGCCGCGCCTTCTCCTCCTTGGCCGGAGCGGCAACCGTGCGAGTCGCGGCGGCGGGGGCTGCCGAGACCTGCACGGCCGGCGGCGGCCAGGTGGACTCGCCATCCTTGACGACGGTGATGCCACGCTGGACGACGTCGTCGAAGTCCAACGTCAGGTTGCCGTCCTTCTCCGGGGTCAGCAGCTTGAGCAGGTTGACGACGTTGGTGCCGTACAGCTGCGACGTCTGCGCGGCCAGGCGGCCGGCGAGGTCGGTGTAACCCAGGATCGTCACACCGTTCTGGGTGACGACCCTCTGATCCGCCACGGTGCCCGCGACGTTTCCACCGTTGGCCGCGGCCATGTCGACGATCACGGAGCCGTTCCTCATGCCGGCCACAGTCTCGGCGGTGAGCAGGCGCGGCGCCGGGCGTCCGGGTATGAGCGCGGTGGTGATGACGATGTCGGCGGCCCGCGCCTCCTCGTCGTACATCGCGGCAGTCGCGGCCCGCTGTTCCTCGGTCATCTCCTTGGCATAGCCGTCGGAGGACTTCTCCGCCTTGAACACGGACCGGTCCAGCTCAACAAACTGCGCGCCCATCGACTCGACCTGCTCGGCCACCTCGGGGCGCACGTCGAACGCGCGCACGACCGCACCCATCGCCGATGCGGCACCGATCGCGGCCAGACCCGCGACACCGGCGCCCACCACGAACACCCGGGCCGGAGGGATCTTGCCCGCGGCGGTCACCTGGCCGGTGAACATCCGGCCGAACTCGTGCGCGGCCTCGACCACGGCGCGGTAGCCCGCGACGTTCGCCATCGAGGACAGCACGTCCATCGACTGCGCGCGCGAGATCCGCGGCACCGCGTCCATCGCGAGCGCGGTCACGCCCTGCGCTTGCAGCTCCTCCAGCAGCTCGGGGCTGCGGCCCGGCGCCATCATCGAGATGATCGTGGCGCCCTGCCGGAGCCGGCCGATCTCCTCGTGGGTGGGGGCGTTGACCTTCACGACGACGTCGGCGGCCCACACCTCCTCCGTCGTACCGACCCGGACACCAGCGGCGGTGAACGCGCCGTCAGGCTGGTCGGCGAGGTCGCCGGCGCCCGACTCGACGATCACGTCGTAGCCGAGGTTGGTCAGTTGGGAAACGGTCTTGGCGGTCGCCGCGACCAGGGCGCCCTGTTTCGACTCGCTCGGGATGCCGATGAGCATCGATACCCTCCTTCTCTCGTTTCCACCGGGTCCACCCTGTCCGGGGCAGCCAAGGAAGCGCCGGACGGCGGCGAGCCGCGAGACCCTGCCGTAGCCGGCGGACGGCCGGTGCGGTCCCGGGCCACGGGACGGTCACGACAGGATGCCGTTGTCCCCCGCACCCCTGTCACGGATAGCGACCACGGACCCGGTGCACCCGGCACGCGCGTTCGATGGCCATGCAGGAGACCGCTAGTAGAGAGCCTTCCCGCCATCGAGACGGATGACCGTGCCATTCAGGTAGGGCGAGCACGTCGCGAGGAAGAGCAGCGCCTCCGCGACATCGTCGGCATCCCCGTTGCGGAACTCGTACCGCGTCCCGACACGGTAGGTGTCGCCATCGACGAGCGGTTCGCCGCGATAACGACGCAGCGCGTCATTGGTGCCGTCGTCCGAACGGAAGAACTGCGTCGGTGCCACCGCGTTGCACTGCACCGTTGGAGACAGCGCGACGGCGAGCTGCTCCATGAGCCGAATCAGGGCCGTCTTGGACAGGCCGTGCGGAATGAGGTTCGGCCATGCCTCGTTGGTCGAGTTCCCCACCAGCGCGATGATCCTGCCGTGGCCCTGTGCCTTCATGACCGCGGCCGCGGCCTGGCTGAGGAAGAACGGTCCCCGGATGTTGACCCCGAACGAGGCGTCGAAGTCGTCCTCGGTCACATCTTCGAACTCCTTCGCGCGAAGTGAGCTCGCATTGTGGATCAGCACGGAGAGATCGCCGCGCCAGGCCACCGCCTGGTCCACGAGCCGGCGGGCGTCGGCGGTGTTCGACACGTCCGCCTCCACGGCGATCGCCTCGCCGCCCTCGGAGCGGATGAGCTTGACGGTCTTCTCGGCGAGCTCCGCCTGCTTCCAGTGGTTCACCACCACGGCCGCCCCGGCCGCTCCGAACCTGCGCGCGAACACCCGGCCCGCACGTTCGGCCGCGCCGGTGATGAGAACCGTCCGGCCGACGATAGATGAACTCATGATGTCTCCAGATAGTCAGAATGAGGGGAATGAATTCTGGATTGGTCGCCGCCACGGCGACGGGCCGCAGGCGGAAGCAGAAGTGTCTCGGCGGACGGTAGGTCAGACTTCGCGGATGCCGGCCCGCCACACGGCGCTCGTGAGCGGGACCCCGGGGCGGTAGGCGAGGTGGGTGACCGAGGGGGCGTCCAGCACCTGAAAATCCGCCCGCCGGCCAGGACCAATCACCCCGACGGCCGGCTGCGCCGCGCCGCGGGGATCGAGCCACCCCGCCTCGTCCATTCCCAACGCGATCGCCCCTCCCAGCGTCGCCGCGCGGACCGCCTCCTGCACGGTGAGACCCATCTGCAGCACGGCGGTGGCGACGGAGAACGCCATCGAGGTGGTGAAGGACGTCCCGGGGTTGCAGTTCGAGGCGATCGCGACGACCGCGCCGGCGTCCAGGAGACGCCGGGCAGGCGCGAGCGGCATCCGAGTGGAGAGGTCGCAGGCCGGAAGAACCGTCGCGACCGTGCCTCGCCCCGCGCCCGCCCAGGAGGAGGCCAGGGCCGCGATGTCGTCGTCGGTCAGGAAGCCGAGGTGGTCCACGCTGAGGGCGCCGTACTCGACAGCGAGCTGCGCCCCTGGCCCGTGCCCGAGCTGGTTGCCGTGCAGGCGACGCGCCATCCCCCGCGCCCTGGCCACGTCGAGGATCCTGCGCGTCGCCGCCTCGTCGAAGGCGCCGACCTCGCAGAAGACATCCACCGCGGTCACGAGGGGAGCGACGGCGTCGAGCATCGGACCAGCGACGAGCGCGACGTACTCGTCCGGGTCGGCGCCCGCGGGCACGACGTGTGCGCCGAGGAACGTCACCGCGTCCGCGTGCCGACCGGCCAGGCGGGCTGCCCGTACCTCGTCGGTCACTGTCAGGCCGTACCCGGTCTTCGTCTCGATCGTCGTGGTCCCGCCACGGCGCGCCTCAGCCACCAGCCGCTCGATATTTCCCTCGAGATCCGCGTCGCTCGCCGCCCGCGTGGCCTGGACCGTCACGTTGATACCGCCCGCCGCGTACGGCTCACCGGCCATCCTCGCCTCGAACTCCGCGGTGCGGTCTCCGGCGAAGACCAGGTGGGTGTGGGAATCTACCCAGCCCGGGAGCACAGCTCGTCCGGCCAGGTCCACCCTCCGGTCGGCGGGGGGCGCCGCACGAGACGGCCCGACCCACGCGATCCGGTCTCCTTCGACGACCAGCGCCGCATCGGCGACCCGCCCGCCGTTGGCCTCGTCGTTCGTGGTCAACTCTGAGATGCCGTCGATGACGACGGCTTCCTGTGGCTCGTTCACGTCCTGGTGCCTCTGGTTGTCCCACATGTCTGCAGGCCCCTCATCCCCGAAGCTGGCCCTTGCGCGGATCACGCAGCCGGGAGAACTGCGCCGTCGAATAGCTGCGCCCGCTGGTCGGGGCGAGGAACGGTTCGGCGGTGTGGTCGCGGCCGTCCAGCTCTGTCTCGACGACGTGGCGAAGTAGCTCACCCACGATCGGCGCCGTCTTGAACTGTGTGCCTGAGGTCGCCATCGCGACGAACAGCCCGTCGAAGCACGTCCGGTCGTAGATCGGCAGCCAGTCCTCCGCCGCGTCGTACAGCCCGACGACGCCGGTTCGCGCACGCGGGATGCCCAGTGCCGGGATGCGCCGAGCCAGCCGCAGCGTCGTGCGTTCCCAGACGTCGGCCGTCACCAGCGGGTCGAACTCATCGGGGTCCTCGATGACTGTCTGCTCCTCGACGAGATCGCCGTTACTGCCACCGAGGAACGCGTTGCCCAGCTCCGGACGAAAGTTGATGTTGAGGTCGCCGTCCACGAGGTGTACCCCCTGAAGCGCGAGGTCCAGCCCCGCAGGCGCCGGCACGTGGACCAGTTCCTCCCGGATCCGCCGGGTTCGGACCCGGAAGTCGGAGGTTCCGCCGATTGCACTGACAAGTGAGTCGGTGTGCGGTCCGGCAGCGACGAGAACCGCCTCCGCCCGCAACCTGCTCCCATCGGCCAGGGTCGCCCCCACGACGCGGGCACCCTCGAGATCGATCCGCACGACGGGGGTCGATCGCCGCAGGCGGGCACCTTCTCTCTGGGCCGCGTGCATCAGATTGACGGCCGCGAGGGTCGGGTCACCGACGTACCCCGACTGCGCGGTGTAGAGAGCGCCGGGCAGCAACTCTGTCGGCTCGGACCAGAACTCGTCGTCGTCCACGGGCCGGGGCGGTCCGAACCGGTGGAAGTCGAAGTACGGGAAGTGGCCACTCATCTCGTCCAGCGACCACTCCTCGTACGAGACCTCGGCGGCCCTCATCGCCGCTGCGGCTCGGTCGACGAACCCGGTCCCGGCGTCAAGGATCAGCGAGCCACACCGCACGAAACGCGCGACCTCCTCGGTGCTGTCGGCACCGAGGAAGCCGCGCCAGTTGTTCCACACCGCCAGGGCGTCGGCAGCGAGCGCCGAGCTCTGCGCGTCGCTCGCGTGGACGCGGATGATGCCTGCCGACGACCCGGTCGAACCGTCTCCGATCCCGCTGTTGCGGTCGACCACGAGCACGTCGTGGCCCGCCTTCGCCAGCGCGAAGGCGGCACTGGCGCCGATCACCCCCGCCCCGACGATCAGCACGTCAGCGCGGTTCTCTACCTCGGTACCCATGTTCCCTCACAGTCTGGATCAACGCGGCGCTCAACGATCGTCAACGGCGGAGATTCAGAGACCCCAGCCGGCGTGCGGCTGAAGAGCCCCCTTCTGCTTGACGAACGACTCGCGCAGGTCCGCAACCCTGTTCCCGGCGAAGGTCAGCAGGAAGTTGCCCGCCAGGGTGTAGTCCTCCCCGCCCGAGCGGAGGGTGGCCCACCATTCGACGCCCACCCGGTCTCCCTCGATCACCGGCGTCCCGTAGCGGAAGTCGACATCAGAGACGCCAACGAGCGCGGCCTCCCAAAACCCCGCGATGGCGTCGTGACCGACGAACGGCTGCTCCAGGAAGGGGCTGTTCCGGTAGCTGGCGTCCTCGGTCATGATGGCCGCCGCCCCCTCCACGTCGCCTTCGCGCCACACCCGCCCGAACTCCTCCAGCCATGCCTTGACGACGTCAGCCGAAACGCTCACTTGATCTTCCTCGCTCTCGTTGGG is part of the Micromonospora olivasterospora genome and encodes:
- a CDS encoding SDR family NAD(P)-dependent oxidoreductase, whose protein sequence is MSSSIVGRTVLITGAAERAGRVFARRFGAAGAAVVVNHWKQAELAEKTVKLIRSEGGEAIAVEADVSNTADARRLVDQAVAWRGDLSVLIHNASSLRAKEFEDVTEDDFDASFGVNIRGPFFLSQAAAAVMKAQGHGRIIALVGNSTNEAWPNLIPHGLSKTALIRLMEQLAVALSPTVQCNAVAPTQFFRSDDGTNDALRRYRGEPLVDGDTYRVGTRYEFRNGDADDVAEALLFLATCSPYLNGTVIRLDGGKALY
- the hutI gene encoding imidazolonepropionase, which codes for MNEPQEAVVIDGISELTTNDEANGGRVADAALVVEGDRIAWVGPSRAAPPADRRVDLAGRAVLPGWVDSHTHLVFAGDRTAEFEARMAGEPYAAGGINVTVQATRAASDADLEGNIERLVAEARRGGTTTIETKTGYGLTVTDEVRAARLAGRHADAVTFLGAHVVPAGADPDEYVALVAGPMLDAVAPLVTAVDVFCEVGAFDEAATRRILDVARARGMARRLHGNQLGHGPGAQLAVEYGALSVDHLGFLTDDDIAALASSWAGAGRGTVATVLPACDLSTRMPLAPARRLLDAGAVVAIASNCNPGTSFTTSMAFSVATAVLQMGLTVQEAVRAATLGGAIALGMDEAGWLDPRGAAQPAVGVIGPGRRADFQVLDAPSVTHLAYRPGVPLTSAVWRAGIREV
- the pntB gene encoding Re/Si-specific NAD(P)(+) transhydrogenase subunit beta, producing the protein MDIISTTGAVYIVASLLFILSLAGLSRHESAKNGLTYGIVGMAMALVATVVLVIDVTTDIDGGMVSILLMLAAITVGAVIGLWRARIVEMTGMPELIALLHSFVGLAAVAIGWNGHLQGSHYALDSLNNIHEAEVSIGIFIGAVTFTGSIVANLKLSAKMKSAPLMLPGKNFINVGSLVLFTILTIAYAAIDAGSTGQDVVLVVLTVLALALGWHLVASIGGGDMPVVVSMLNSYSGWAAAASGFLLSNDLLIVTGALVGSSGAYLSYIMCKAMNRSFISVIAGGFGVEAAPGGDKDYGEHREIQADAVAELLAGASSVVITPGYGMAVAQAQYPVADLTAKLRARGVNVRFGIHPVAGRLPGHMNVLLAEAKVPYDIVLEMDEINDDFDATDVVLVIGANDTVNPAASEDPSSPIAGMPVLKVWNAHDVIVFKRSMATGYAGVQNPLFFRDNSQMLFGDAKERVEDIVRALDRVPAVRGADIYRPALA
- a CDS encoding Re/Si-specific NAD(P)(+) transhydrogenase subunit alpha, with the translated sequence MLIGIPSESKQGALVAATAKTVSQLTNLGYDVIVESGAGDLADQPDGAFTAAGVRVGTTEEVWAADVVVKVNAPTHEEIGRLRQGATIISMMAPGRSPELLEELQAQGVTALAMDAVPRISRAQSMDVLSSMANVAGYRAVVEAAHEFGRMFTGQVTAAGKIPPARVFVVGAGVAGLAAIGAASAMGAVVRAFDVRPEVAEQVESMGAQFVELDRSVFKAEKSSDGYAKEMTEEQRAATAAMYDEEARAADIVITTALIPGRPAPRLLTAETVAGMRNGSVIVDMAAANGGNVAGTVADQRVVTQNGVTILGYTDLAGRLAAQTSQLYGTNVVNLLKLLTPEKDGNLTLDFDDVVQRGITVVKDGESTWPPPAVQVSAAPAAATRTVAAPAKEEKARLSAGAKVGLVLGGTALLWLVNATAPDPIPRHFTTLMLSIVIGYYVIGKVAHALHTPLMSVTNAISGVVVVGALIQVASENTTIRILSAVATLLASINIFGGFAVTRRMLGMFNKGA